Proteins from one Athene noctua chromosome 20, bAthNoc1.hap1.1, whole genome shotgun sequence genomic window:
- the EEIG1 gene encoding early estrogen-induced gene 1 protein, translating to MAFLMKKKKFKFQTSFTLEELTAVPFVNGVLFCKIRLLDGGDFASLSTREEVQENCVRWKKKFTFVCKMSANPATGLLDPCICRVSVRKELKGGKTYSKLGFADLNLAEFAGSGSTVRCCLLEGYDTKNTRQDNSILKVTIGMSLLSGDPCFKTPPSTAKSITIPGQDSTLQLTCKGEGTTSSSSSSSATIGSLRQTKPRTAILSSGVPEEPDQNLSSPEEVFHSGHSRNSSYASQQSKISGYSTEHSRSSSMSDLTHRRNTSTSSSASGGLSMTVECPEGERDHKLEKPPRPPRPALLLDRPSRRKKDSVESHPTRVDDTRIDADDIVEKIMQSQDFTDVSNTEDSNLRLFVSRDGTTTLSGIQLGNRVSSGVYEPVVIETH from the exons ATGGCTTTCctgatgaagaagaagaaattcaAGTTTCAGACGAGTTTCACTCTAGAAGAGCTGACTGCAGTCCCCTTTGTGAATGGGGTTCTATTCTGCAAAATCAGGCTGCTAGATGGAGGAGACTTTGCTAGCTTATCTACCAG AGAAGAAGTTCAGGAAAACTGTGTCCGCTGGAAAAAGAAGTTCACTTTTGTGTGCAAAATGAGTGCCAACCCAGCCACAGGACTCCTGGACCCCTGCATCTGCCGAGTGTCTGTCCGTAAG GAGCTGAAGGGCGGAAAAACATACTCAAAG CTGGGCTTTGCTGATCTAAATCTGGCAGAATTTGCAGGCTCTGGATCCACTGTCCGTTGCTGCTTGCTGGAAGGATATGATACCAAGAACACCCGACAGGACAACTCCATCCTAAAG GTCACGATTGGAATGTCCCTGCTCTCGGGGGACCCCTGCTTCAAAAC GCCTCCTTCCACCGCCAAATCCATCACCATACCGGGACAGGACTCTACCCTGCAGCTGACTTGTAAGGGCGAGGGAaccacaagcagcagcagcagcagttcagccACAATTGGCTCCCTGCGTCAGACCAAGCCAAGAACTGCCATTCTCAGCTCGG GTGTCCCAGAAGAACCAGATCAGAACCTGTCCAGTCCGGAGGAAGTCTTCCACTCGGGGCACTCGCGGAACTCCAGCTACGCCAGCCAGCAGTCCAAGATCTCCG GTTACAGCACGGAGCACTCCCGTTCCTCTAGTATGTCCGACTTGACCCATCGCCGAAATACCTCCACCAGCAGCAGTGCGTCTGGAGGGCTGAGCATGACGGTGGAGTGTCCTGAGGGAGAGCGGGACCACAAACTAGAGAAGCCACCTCGCCCCCCGAGACCAGCCCTTCTGCTGGATAGACCCTCCCG GAGGAAAAAGGATTCAGTGGAGAGTCACCCAACCCGAGTGGATGACACTAGGATCGATGCTGATGATATAGTGGAGAAAATAATGCAGAGTCAGGACTTCACAGATGTCAGCAATACTGAAG ACAGTAACCTGAGGTTGTTTGTGAGCAGAGACGGAACAACTACTTTGAGTGGTATTCAGCTGGGAAACAG GGTCTCATCTGGAGTTTACGAGCCAGTGGTGATTGAAACCCACTAA
- the NAIF1 gene encoding nuclear apoptosis-inducing factor 1, with protein MAMASPPAPPAKKRKMNFSEREVEIIVEELERGKHLLINHFNAGVPLAAKAAAWHDILRRVNAVATCHRELPEVKKKWSDLKTEVRRKVAQVRAAMEGGGESQNSNGNGPESEDPTGAATAPVILTPMQQRICNLLGEATIISLPSGDCSAGDGTEIPITASATTVTLTQIPAETTYHSLEDGVVEYCTTEAPTTVTAEAPLEMMAHQHEVSAKPQELKSRIALNSAKLLQEQRVTNLHVKEIAQHLEQQNDLLQMIRRSQEVQACAQERQAQAMEGTQAALSALIQVLRPMIKDFRRFLQSNTPSPSVTADPSQTGQQDGMIQ; from the exons ATGGCCATGGCATCGCCCCCGGCGCCCCCAGCCAAGAAGCGGAAGATGAACTTCTCGGAGCGGGAGGTGGAGATCATCGTGGAGGAGCTAGAGCGAGGCAAGCACCTCCTCATCAACCACTTCAACGCGGGCGTGCCCCTGGCCGCCAAAGCCGCCGCCTGGCATGACATCCTGCGCCGCGTCAATGCCGTTGCCACCTGCCACCGTGAGCTGCCCGAGGTCAAGAAGAAATGGTCTGACCTCAAGACCGAGGTGCGACGCAAAGTGGCCCAAGTCCGGGCTGCCATGGAAGGGGGAGGCGAGAGCCAGAACAGCAACGGCAACGGACCGGAGAGCGAAGACCCAACGGGCGCTGCGACTGCCCCGGTTATCCTCACCCCAATGCAGCAGCGCATCTGCAACCTGCTGGGAGAAGCCACCATCATCAGTTTGCCGAGTGGGGACTGCAGCGCGGGTGACGGTACCGAGATACCCATCACCGCGTCAGCCACCACGGTCACCCTGACCCAGA TTCCTGCAGAGACGACCTACCACAGTCTGGAGGATGGAGTTGTAGAGTACTGCACAACAGAAGCCCCCACCACCGTCACAGCTGAAGCACCCTTGGAGATGATGGCGCATCAACACGAAGTGTCTGCGAAACCCCAGGAGCTGAAAAGCCGAATTGCTCTGAACTCAGCCAAGCTCTTGCAGGAGCAGCGAGTGACCAACTTGCATGTGAAGGAGATCGCCCAGCACCTGGAGCAGCAGAATGACTTGCTTCAGATGATTCGGCGCTCCCAGGAGGTGCAGGCATGTGCCCAGGAGCGACAGGCACAAGCCATGGAAGGAACACAGGCGGCACTGAGTGCCCTCATCCAGGTCCTCCGCCCCATGATTAAGGACTTCCGTCGATTTTTGCAGAGCAATACACCCAGTCCGTCGGTCACCGCTGACCCCAGCCAGACAGGGCAGCAAGATGGCATGATCCAGTGA